In Abyssisolibacter fermentans, a single window of DNA contains:
- a CDS encoding nucleotidyltransferase, whose product MNIVGLVTEYNPFHNGHKYHLEMSKKITSCDYSICVMSGNFVQRGEPAIVDKFHRAKMAVKNGIDLVIELPIIYACRSAEAFAQGAIATLTSTNVVKSLSFGSECGNINTLKLLADIICEEPFEYKNMLKNNLKKGMSFPKARSKALKKYLLDNNNFDLTNVDDILSSSNNILGLEYLKALKKLDSNIVPYTYERIGSEYNERNLNGFFSSATAIRKLLNSKKYIDEIKLVVPTCTYEILKEFHEKYNSFNNLANYNDILLYLLRTNRDLYDFHILNIEKGLNDRIYQASLKNNDIYKIIDCIKTKRYTYTRIKRILMHILLNLDSDFLLKHTYDNPYYIRVLAMNTKGMKILKKIKKESDIPIITKFSDSKYLNTITETGKKILSLEKKATDIYFLPFKTKQLTTNLDYKVSPYIHKE is encoded by the coding sequence ATGAACATTGTCGGATTGGTGACAGAATATAATCCTTTTCATAATGGTCATAAATACCATTTAGAAATGTCTAAAAAAATAACAAGTTGTGATTATAGCATTTGTGTTATGAGTGGTAATTTTGTACAACGTGGAGAACCTGCAATAGTTGATAAATTTCATAGAGCTAAAATGGCTGTTAAAAATGGAATAGACTTAGTTATTGAACTACCTATCATTTACGCTTGCAGAAGTGCTGAAGCATTTGCACAAGGAGCTATTGCGACACTTACTTCTACAAATGTAGTAAAAAGTTTAAGCTTCGGTAGCGAATGTGGTAATATAAATACTTTGAAATTACTAGCAGATATAATATGCGAGGAACCTTTTGAATATAAAAATATGTTAAAAAATAATCTAAAAAAAGGCATGTCTTTTCCAAAAGCTAGAAGCAAAGCCTTAAAGAAATATCTATTAGATAATAATAATTTTGATTTAACAAATGTTGATGATATACTATCCAGTTCGAATAATATTTTGGGTTTAGAATATCTTAAAGCACTAAAAAAACTTGACAGTAATATAGTACCTTATACTTATGAGCGTATAGGTTCTGAGTATAATGAAAGAAATCTTAATGGCTTCTTTTCTAGTGCTACTGCTATTAGAAAACTACTTAATTCTAAAAAATATATTGATGAAATTAAACTAGTAGTTCCAACATGCACTTATGAAATTCTTAAAGAATTTCATGAAAAATATAATAGTTTTAATAATTTAGCAAATTACAATGATATTTTATTATATCTACTAAGAACAAATAGAGATTTATATGATTTCCATATTTTAAATATTGAAAAAGGTTTGAATGACAGAATATATCAAGCTAGTTTAAAAAACAATGATATCTATAAAATTATTGATTGTATAAAAACTAAAAGATACACTTACACTAGAATAAAACGAATTTTAATGCATATTTTATTAAATTTAGATAGTGATTTTCTTTTAAAGCATACATATGATAACCCATACTATATTAGAGTATTAGCTATGAATACTAAAGGCATGAAAATCTTAAAGAAAATAAAAAAAGAATCAGATATTCCTATAATAACTAAATTTTCTGATTCAAAATATCTAAATACAATTACTGAAACTGGTAAAAAAATATTGTCCTTAGAAAAAAAAGCAACTGACATTTATTTCTTGCCATTTAAAACAAAACAACTTACAACAAATCTTGATTACAAGGTTTCTCCTTATATACATAAGGAATAA